aaagaaagaaagaaagaaagagagagagagagaaaaaaaatacacagcagCGTTACcaaatatatacattcttttccaGAAGTTCTGACAGTTTCACAGTAGTTAACCCCTTTGATCCtggtcatgaaaaaatttgggtTGAAGcctgggtgatgtgaacatgctggTATGAATAAATATGGCTGCAGGCCAGGCAATGTAAACTTGTAAAGGCCTTGGTGATGGAAAGACCTCTTGGTGGGATATTAGACTGATTTGGCATTTAGAAAAGGACTTCTGctttattcccattgataaatgaatatggaatgtaagccatgactggaagggTGCTGGCTCCTGGGAGGACACTACTTCATCCTCAATGTTGTATTCCTGGCTGTTGTGAAAGGCAGCACAGATTGTATTACGAATATTACGATAAATAGGGGAGGCATACAGTCTTTTCACCACACACGAGTGCCTGGCCTACACACCGTGCACCAGGCAGTGTGGTCACTTATGTAAGCCATTTGCCTGTACTTTCATCCATGTGATTGCCATGGCGCAACTGTATTCAATGGGTTAATAATTCACTAACATAACATATAAATGAAATGCAAAAACTGCAGCCAATTCAAAAGAATAAATTGAAGCAACATCATCATCTAACCATACTAAAAGAcactgaaagacagagaaataagagacagacagagagagatccccaaaaggatagtaagaatgatatttTTACCTTCTCTGCATCCTCCCTGGTTAAAGTTGgtttcttctccctcgcctctctgaTCATGGGGATGGCTAGATGAACACCAAAGCCAGATGCAACTTCTTTGGCCTCAAAGGCTGTTCCAATCTTGTCAACATAACCCAGGAAGCTGTAATACCATACATGCATTTACAGTAGGCTCTTGAATCATATTtcaccatacacagacacagacacagatacatgcagacacacatttactctctctcagacacagagTTTACATACTCAAGTAAAATATCCATTACATGATATTATATTGTCTTGTCTATGTCTATAAATATGGAAAAGCCAAATTAAGAATGCTACTGAACTTACGGTTTATCATCCCTATAACCAGCAGCAACACACTCAAGCCATAAGGGGTCGAACCTACTGCGGCGGTTGTACAAAACTCTTGTTAACCAGCAGTGCAAGGCTCCTGCATCCAGCACTCGTGTGTACTCTCCACACTCATCATCACGCCTGCAATAAAAAACAGGACGAAGTTACTGCACTGGGAAAGTTAGTCAAACCAAACAGCCCAGATGGCAACAATACATCCCATGCCCACTAATCAATTAGTTAATCGTCTTTACACATAGATTGACCTACAACAAGTGTTTAGTCACAATGGATTCAATAAGAAGGCTACCGATTTCACCTGTTTATCcttcttgatttttggaaagctttttataaaaaatattctactgttttcataattatcaatatattaataacattataataattgtaatatcaataacagtatcaatatttatagtataagagaaaaaaacactctCACATATTCAAAGAGTCGGGAAATCAGGAGCAGTCACTAGAGCTTACAAACtgacaaagtaaaaaagaagaagaagaagaagaagaagaagaagaagaaaaacaggatagAACATAAGTTGACAGCCACTGGGTTAATCCCTAGCCTATCATTCAGTTTAAGTAAATAAAAGACCACATAGTGGCAGTTCCCAGCTCATTGCCTCCCACATCCAGGGCTCTGTGCCCTCTTGTTCCtcatccaaccctccctctctacaaGTTCCTGAATCTACCACTGGGTTCTCATTAGCTAGATCTTTGTCATGAACACTGCAATAAGGAATTGAGATTTTAACTCTTGAGATTTAAGCATCCTTGTCTTACAAGGATTTTATAATAAAAGTTGATCATAACCATTAAATTGCAGTATATCCATTGCTTTTATAACAGTCCTTACATATCTGTTGTACTCTCAGCTATATGCTTAAAGAAACTGTGGGATACATTTGCTAaggaatattaataaaaataatcataatgatgatgataattaaaataatagaaataaaggatGCAAAAATTGTATTCTTCTAACAAATGTGGGAACTAATTTGAGTCACACCATTTCTATAAGCATATGGTCATCATATGTATGACCAAAAAAGATACTTACACTTTCTGCTCAATGACTTCTCTGATGAACTGATAATCTGCAATGTCTCCACCACAGGCAAGCACAGCTTTGTCTGTCACCTTGAACACTCTCTTGATATCCCTAAACCTTGCAAGGGAGCCGTATGATCCAAGTGAGTCAGCTGCTACCATGACGCCACCATCATATACGAGACCCACAACAGATGTGCCAGAGGTTGAGGGGtacctttattaaaaaaaaatgttgattcaGTAAACAAGTTGTAGCCTTAGCTTTCATAAAGTATTAAAATTTCAACTCCACATTCTGCCTTGTCAGACCCAAAAGatcttttttatctaattattattatcattatcatttcccacTTCTATTATCTACCAAGTTTTCCTGAACAACATCTTTTATGTTGGGAAACTATTTCTTATGGATCAATGGAGTCCATAGAAGTGGCAAACCCCATTTTCTGAATTTCAGCAAAATCATACTGACACCTACCCAGACTTCATTATTTGGGTATGGCCAAGGCCCCcaacccgaaaaaaaaagaaaagaagaagaagaagaagaagaagaagaagaagaagaagaagaagaagaaagaaaaagaaagaaagaaagaaagaaagaaagaaagaaagaaaaaaatccccatccAATTAAACCGAAAACAAGagggccggccacagggctatatattaacaaccttcataccgtaaaaccataaaccataaaccataaccagagacctacttcaATTCAacttttctcagcaaccacaaggagttctTGGGTGTGTTAGGTCTCAAGGTCCTGCATGGTTTAGGCTATGTGGCATTCTTATAAGGGGTCTGGATGCGAAAACCACCTAAAATCATACTGCTTacatattgaagcaacagtacatggttgcaggtttctttagggtgctatggaaacctatcatagagtaaattactaaattagactgggtacagtTTGaacattttcataccccttatagaccctttatagaccccttaaggggaccgtccctgaaaatggccacctttccctactctatacatcataaaaaaatatcggttagagataactgatcgattctttttgcatgctatagagtaaagaattgcgctccgttatatatataaattttaactttgctcccccattgggggggggggggcaccccccaaaaagtaaaaaaaaaaatcgtttttttttggtatgtcttcggtacatcacaactatcagagctctttacagaatattcccccaaaaatactagtgttagatcaactatagcctatagccatgtaaaaggccgaattttgaatttccttttttttttttttttggcaggggacagcttgacataaaaaatactttatttctttttcagcattaaaatattattattttttgataaaggcaaaaattcaaaaatcggccttttacatggccttgggacgccgaggctctagtgaaagcaacaaactgcatttggatcgcatgaaaattacgtgagttgggatgtaccaaagattcataaaaaaatgaaggagCTACGGCATTTTGTATTTggccccttgccaaagttcgttatctctgttatttttctctgagtctaatgatattatatatcaaaaaaacacttatttagtgtactttgcaatgcaatgattaccaagtcaataggaattttcatgttcaatagggacgctattctgtaaaggtatgtaacttttttttttttttcgttgttcataaaagttgatattttcgtgtgaaaagcttaataaatgcattttaccatagagacaactaatctaaaccagataaaaaccttaaaaaaatatatatatgtttttattttccattttatttttatcattattttttattttgaagaaatgaggaactgtggatggcaacattagtacaaaataattctaattataaagtcctggcatgaatacaacatggtggttcaattttgagaatttcaaaagcatatgaatttagtacattgaattcgagaacttacgaaagttgttgaatatttcccatgcctcacacaggggggtggggtggggagatggtcactgggtgtttat
This portion of the Penaeus vannamei isolate JL-2024 chromosome 11, ASM4276789v1, whole genome shotgun sequence genome encodes:
- the Prosbeta7 gene encoding proteasome subunit beta type-4 (The sequence of the model RefSeq protein was modified relative to this genomic sequence to represent the inferred CDS: added 125 bases not found in genome assembly); amino-acid sequence: MAGSAMASVYGASPIWSGGPSPGEFYNFPGSRSQNEAKSHTLYPSTSGTSVVGLVYDGGVMVAADSLGSYGSLARFRDIKRVFKVTDKAVLACGGDIADYQFIREVIEQKVRDDECGEYTRVLDAGALHCWLTRVLYNRRSRFDPLWLECVAAGYRDDKPFLGYVDKIGTAFEAKEVASGFGVHLAIPMIREAREKKPTLTREDAEKLLKECLTVLYYRDCRAHYKYQLADITPEGVTIHDNLNLKPETNWTIAHHIKGYE